A genome region from Glycine max cultivar Williams 82 chromosome 5, Glycine_max_v4.0, whole genome shotgun sequence includes the following:
- the LOC100784061 gene encoding filament-like plant protein 7 has protein sequence MDQKTWLWRKKSSEKTIIAADNTDLSSKENEEVQALVADKEELEKNLKRLNNKLTSALSDCNAKDELVKKQTKVAQEVMEGLKKAEAEVLSMKQDLDEALQQRLVYEERVVHLDGALKECMQQLRFVREEQGQRIHDAVMKASKEFEKERLVLEEQLSETSKRLAKAEAENSHVNKSIFARENLIEDLKRQLNQAETDHCALMNRLESTENDNTSLKYEVRVLEKELEIRNEEREFNCRTADASHKQHLESVKKIAMLESECQRLRLLVRKRLPGPAALAKMKNEVDMLGRDSFEIRRSKLSSTSSVVESSVDTSPETPIRRINTLNEQLYTMEEENKTLKESLNRKMNELQFSRVMLSRTASKLLQLQSQIEESSKAHITVEQLRSYLTSHEFSLASMSDAGSDDKASCAESWASALISELEHFRSRKEKEPLSCKSVGASDIDLMDDFVEMEKLAVVSVERGTEISSASFKAVSEINGFSETGTKDTTPEVEGKEIIPVSDHISTATSETIPEVVGMEIIPVSDHISDLPKSNKKTCSIDILTGNSPGWLQDVVKMVLEQTHVTHKSSDDILDDIRVALRYVNNPDLFDFDSSKDSGHIDTQDPPQCIHCISCSNNSLVASGDENNTGILSIKRITLQSQEDLSKSIGKIIEIVERICLPSVDYDSSDPLHEGDGDIVSYKNVGMPTGYMVRVFQWKTSELSNVLRQFLHVCYDLLSGKTDYGNFAKELTILLDWIMNHCFSLQDVSSMKDAIKKQFDWDETQSEGETENEISHFAEEDKLQFPRENSSSLPQVTTLDGHDLQNGEIYCKEKEELTNIKDKLISAESQKEVLEGKLQSATDRIESLMNQLQESDKTIDSLRLEIHSFKESNGKLENEIRNQKLIISNPDAQHSEEELKEARNKVLALEVELEKKNSNCKELEAKCIELQFQLESMSKECSNHDIIEKDKPLHNDWEITAASEKLAECQETILNLGKQLKAMAAPKDASLFDNVIAAQFKANTNTAATTTTNVDPSLAPPKFMKVKSRSLLDQMLADDTKAKVPKGSNDNSNPITIPGVLEPLEKILVLNGVKDHEDRTTDNSLAIVPAKKPGSGSLWRKLLRRRKKSAILKISL, from the exons ATGGATCAAAAAACGTGGCTTTGGAGAAAAAAATCCTCAGAAAAGACAATTATAGCTGCTGACAACACAGATCTCagttcaaaagaaaatgaagag GTTCAGGCACTTGTAGCTGATAAAGAAGAATTggagaaaaacttgaaaagattAAATAACAAGCTTACTTCGGCACTTTCTGATTGTAATGCTAAagatgagctggtgaagaaacaaacaaaagttgcacAAGAAGTAATGGAAG GTTTGAAGAAGGCAGAAGCTGAAGTGTTGTCTATGAAGCAAGATCTGGATGAAGCATTGCAGCAGCGTTTAGTTTATGAAGAAAGAGTAGTCCACTTGGATGGAGCTCTCAAGGAATGTATGCAGCAGTTACGATTTGTTCGAGAAGAACAAGGGCAAAGGATTCATGATGCCGTGATGAAGGCTTCAAAAGAATTTGAAAAGGAGCGCCTAGTTCTGGAGGAACAGTTATCTGAGACAAGTAAAAGGCTTGCAAAAGCTGAGGCTGAAAATTCTCATGTTAATAAGTCCATATTTGCAAGAGAAAATTTGATTGAAGATCTGAAAAGACAGTTGAATCAAGCTGAGACAGATCACTGTGCTCTGATGAATAGATTAGAGTCCACCGAGAATGATAATACCTCTCTGAAGTATGAGGTTCGTGTACTTGAGAAGGAACTTGAGATCCGAAATGAGGAGAGGGAATTTAACTGTCGAACAGCTGATGCTTCTCACAAGCAGCACTTAGagagtgttaaaaaaattgctatGTTAGAATCAGAATGTCAGAGGCTGCGCCTTCTGGTTCGGAAGCGGTTACCAGGTCCTGCTGCCCtggcaaaaatgaaaaatgaagtgGACATGTTGGGACGGGATTCATTTGAAATCAGGAGGAGCAAACTGAGCTCAACCAGTTCAGTGGTTGAATCTTCAGTTGACACTTCTCCTGAGACTCCCATTAGAAGAATCAACACTTTGAATGAGCAGTTATATActatggaagaagaaaacaagacTTTAAAAGAATCCCTGAATAGGAAAATGAATGAGCTCCAATTCTCAAGAGTAATGCTTTCTCGCACAGCTTCCAAACTTTTGCAACTTCAGTCGCAGATTGAAGAATCGTCTAAAGCTCACATAACTGTGGAACAGCTAAGAAGTTACCTCACATCACATGAGTTCTCTTTGGCATCAATGTCTGATGCTGGCAGCGATGACAAGGCTAGCTGTGCGGAATCCTGGGCTTCTGCATTGATTTCAGAATTGGAGCACTTTAGAAGTCGAAAGGAGAAGGAACCATTGTCATGCAAAAGTGTTGGAGCTTCAGACATAGATCTTATGGATGACTTTGTTGAAATGGAGAAATTAGCAGTGGTCTCTGTTGAAAGAGGCACTGAAATCTCATCTGCTTCTTTTAAAGCCGTTAGTGAAATCAATGGCTTCTCAGAGACTGGGACAAAGGATACCACTCCTGAAGTAGAAGGTAAGGAGATCATTCCAGTGTCTGATCACATTTCAACTGCGACAAGTGAGACCATCCCTGAAGTAGTAGGTATGGAGATCATTCCAGTGTCTGATCATATTTCAGACCTCCcaaagtcaaataaaaaaacctGTTCCATTGACATATTGACGGGCAATAGTCCTGGTTGGCTTCAGGATGTAGTAAAAATGGTCTTGGAACAAACCCATGTCACACACAAAAGCTCTGATGATATACTCGATGATATTAGAGTAGCTTTGAGGTATGTGAACAATCCTGATCTGTTTGACTTTGATTCAAGCAAAGACTCTGGTCATATTGACACCCAGGATCCTCCCCAGTGTATTCATTGCATCTCATGTTCAAATAATTCTTTGGTGGCTTCTGGTGATGAAAATAACACTGGCATCTTGTCAATAAAGAGAATCACACTACAATCTCAGGAAGATCTGAGTAAATCAATTGGAAAGATAATTGAGATTGTTGAAAGAATCTGCCTGCCTTCTGTGGACTATGATAGTTCAGATCCCTTGCACGAAGGAGATGGGGATATCGTTTCATACAAGAATGTAGGAATGCCAACAGGCTACATGGTTCGTGTTTTCCAGTGGAAAACATCTGAACTCAGTAATGTTTTACGGCAATTTCTACATGTGTGTTACGATTTACTGAGTGGCAAGACTGATTATGGAAATTTTGCCAAAGAACTAACAATATTATTGGATTGGATTATGAATCATTGCTTTTCACTTCAGGATGTTTCGAGTATGAAGGATGCCATCAAGAAACAATTTGATTGGGATGAGACACAGAGTGAAGGTGAGACAGAGAATGAGATAAGTCATTTTGCAGAGGAAGACAAGTTGCAGTTTCCAAGGGAAAACTCGTCATCTTTGCCTCAAGTAACTACTTTGGATGGTCATGATCTTCAGAATGGAGAGATATATtgtaaggagaaagaagaacTTACAAATATTAAAGACAAATTGATCAGTGCAGAATCTCAAAAGGAAGTCTTGGAAGGGAAGCTTCAATCAGCTACTGATAGGATTGAATCCTTAATGAATCAACTCCAGGAATCAGATAAAACTATTGACAGTTTGAGATTGGAGATACATTCCTTTAAAGAATCAAATGGAAAACTTGAgaatgaaatcagaaatcagaaaCTGATAATTTCAAATCCTGATGCACAACATTCAGAAGAAGAATTAAAAGAGGCTCGTAACAAGGTTTTGGCTTTAGAAGTGGAACTGGAGAAAAAGAACAGCAATTGTAAAGAACTAGAAGCCAAATGTATTGAATTGCAGTTCCAGCTTGAAAG CATGTCAAAGGAGTGCTCAAACCATGATATTATTGAGAAAGATAAGCCACTGCATAAT GACTGGGAGATAACAGCTGCTTCAGAAAAGTTGGCAGAGTGTCAAGAAACCATCCTTAATCTTGGGAAGCAGTTGAAAGCGATGGCTGCACCAAAGGATGCTTCCCTTTTTGACAATGTCATTGCTGCCCAATTTAAAGCAAATACCAACACtgccgccaccaccaccaccaatgtGGATCCAAGTCTTGCCCCTCCAAAATTTATGAAAGTGAAAAGTCGATCTCTACTCGATCAGATGCTAGCCGATGATACTAAAGCCAAGGTTCCCAAAGGAAGCAATGACAACTCGAACCCGATCACCATTCCTGGCGTTCTAGAGCCCCTGGAAAAGATTCTAGTTTTGAATGGTGTTAAGGATCACGAAGACAGAACCACTGATAATTCTTTGGCCATTGTACCAGCTAAGAAACCAGGAAGTGGAAGTTTGTGGAGGAAGTTAttaaggagaaggaaaaaaagtgcCATCTTGAAAATATCCCTCTAG